One Microcaecilia unicolor chromosome 4, aMicUni1.1, whole genome shotgun sequence genomic region harbors:
- the LOC115468123 gene encoding acetylserotonin O-methyltransferase-like isoform X2, whose product MMIYYSQTLYLCWHFLTDAVREGKNQFKRAFGVSSKNIFEDLYRSEEEMIKFMHLMNSVWTLCSRDVIKLFDLSPFTTVCDLGGCSGALAKECISIYPESMVTIYDLPKVVQTAKKHFISTDEHRISFQEEVDCGEKTKAKTTKTDEELNPRELEKISKQEDTNIKDNGTLEKRGGYIHRTTHILTWLKFGTSVKRKEIVKK is encoded by the exons agagggcaaaaaccaATTCAAGAGAGCATTTGGAGTATCTTCAAAAAACATATTTGAGGATCTCTACAG ATCAGAGGAAGAGATGATAAAATTCATGCACCTTATGAATTCCGTTTGGACTCTGTGTAGCAGAGATGTCATTAAACTTTTTGATCTTTCACCTTTCACCACTGTATGTGACCTGGGAG GGTGCTCGGGAGCTCTGGCAAAGGAATGCATTTCCATATACCCAGAATCTATGGTGACAATCTATGACCTGCCTAAAGTTGTGCAAACTGCAAAGAAGCACTTTATATCCACAGATGAGCATCGGATCAGTTTCCAGGAAG aggTAGATTGTGGGGAGAAGACCAAGGCAAAGACAACTAAGACAGATGAAGAACTGAACCCAAGAGAGCTTGAAAAGATAAGTAAACAAGAAGATACAAACATTAAGGACAATGGGACATTGGAAAAGAGAGGGGGATACATTCACAGAACAACACATATACTTACCTGGTTAAAATTTGGGACATCtgtcaaaagaaaagaaatagttaAAAAATAG